A genome region from Hevea brasiliensis isolate MT/VB/25A 57/8 chromosome 9, ASM3005281v1, whole genome shotgun sequence includes the following:
- the LOC110632953 gene encoding uncharacterized protein LOC110632953 isoform X1, translating to MVETRRSSSYSKRSSSYSDRTLPASSPPSSKRSKVAIAEASSLVNGETVALPVETQIPAKESVSAPRDSELQSSDPQVTVALESTPADETSPDIEGEGLISTKPLGETTLNVEMSKTVDTVLNRARKRPSKSAPTKPAKKKLSEKPAWGKLLSQCSQYPHKEMRGTLFTVGRNRSCDLVLNDPSISGILCKLKQLENGGISVALLEVTGGKGAVQVNGKLLQKPGMIVINGGDEVVFSSSGKHAYIFQQLTNDSLSSPDMPSENILEAQGAPLKGIQIEARSGDPSAFAGASILASLSDFQKDLSLLSPPAKAGEDLQQKAEISTVPSVCGAPNNCIPEVVMKNSASNNELAGFSSREKTIVPSSNSASQNPNLDGLGLDATVDAGNRKIAGSAYELRPLFQILAGSSEFDLSGSISKILDEQREIREPFNVLDSPTVLMSTRRQAYKDSLQQGILNPEGIDVSFDSFPYYLSFLTSETTKKVLIGAAFIHLKCDKKVPKFFCDLPTVSPRILLSGPAGSEIYQETLVKALAKDVGARLLVIDSFLLPGGSTLKEADYVKESTRPERASVFAKRAVQAAFHHKKPTSSVEADITGGSTISSQGLPKPEPSTASSKSYTFKTGDRVKFVGLPSLQNPPRGPAVGFRGKVVLAFEENGSSKIGVRFDRSIPEGNDLGGLCEEDHGFFCAANSLRLDGPGGEDVDRLAVNELFEVALDESKRGPLILFVKDIEKSMVGNQDAYTALRSKLENLPERVIIIGSHVQMDIRKEKSQPGGLLFTKFGSNHTALLDLAFPDNFGRLHDRSKETPKTMKQLGRLLPNKVTIQLPQDEALLSDWKQQLERDIETLKAQANIFGIRSVLSRVRLCCPDLETLCIKDQALATESVEKIVGWALSHHFMHCSEASVKEGKLVISTESIKYGLSILQGIQSENKSLKKSLKDVVTENEFEKKLLADVIPPSDIGVTFDDIGALENVKDTLKELVMLPLQRPELFCKGQLTKPCKGILLFGPPGTGKTMLAKAVATEAGANFINISMSSITSKWFGEGEKYVKAVFSLASKIAPSIVFVDEVDSMLGRRENPGEHEAMRKMKNEFMVNWDGLRTKDKERVLVLAATNRPFDLDEAVIRRLPRRLMVNLPDAPNREKILRVILAKEELAPDVDLEAVANMTDGYSGSDLKNLCVTAAHCPIREILEKEKKERTLALAENRTVSTMHSSSDIRPLKMEDFKYAHEQVCASVSSESTNMNELLQWNDLYGEGGSRKKKSLSYFM from the exons ATGGTTGAGACCAGGCGCAGTTCCTCTTACTCCAAGCGCAGCTCCTCTTACTCCGACCGCACCCTCCCCGCCTCTAGTCCCCCCTCCTCCAAAAGATCCAAG GTGGCTATAGCAGAGGCTTCATCCCTAGTAAATGGTGAAACGGTTGCGCTGCCGGTTGAAACCCAAATTCCGGCCAAGGAATCCGTGTCTGCACCTCGAGACAGCGAGCTGCAATCCTCTGATCCGCAGGTAACAGTCGCTTTAGAGTCCACTCCTGCTGATGAGACATCTCCTGATATCGAAGGCGAGGGCTTGATTTCGACGAAGCCTCTAG GTGAAACTACCCTGAATGTTGAGATGTCCAAGACTGTTGACACGGTTCTGAATCGGGCGAGGAAGCGGCCATCAAAGTCCGCGCCAACAAAACCAGCAAAAAAGAAACTGTCTGAGAAGCCTGCCTGGGGCAAGCTACTTTCCCAGTGCTCCCAG TACCCTCACAAGGAAATGCGTGGCACTCTTTTCACTGTTGGTCGAAATCGTAGTTGCGATTTAGTGCTCAATGATCCATCCATCAGTGGCATTTTATGTAAGCTAAAACAGTTAGAG AATGGAGGTATATCGGTTGCCTTGTTGGAAGTCACTGGGGGTAAAGGAGCAGTTCAAGTTAATGGTAAGCTTCTACAAAAACCTGGCATGATAGTGATTAATGGAGGAGATGAAGTAGTATTCAGTTCTTCTGGCAAACATGCTTAT ATTTTTCAGCAGCTCACTAATGATAGCTTAAGTTCTCCAGACATGCCTTCAGAAAATATCTTAGAAGCCCAAGGTGCCCCCCTAAAAGGAATTCAGATTGAGGCGAGATCTGGTGATCCCTCAGCTTTTGCGGGAGCATCAATACTGGCCTCTTTATCTGATTTTCAAAAAGATTTATCTCTTCTATCGCCTCCTGCCAAAGCTGGTGAGGATTTGCAGCAAAAGGCTGAGATTTCCACTGTACCTTCTGTTTGTGGAGCACCTAACAACTGCATTCCAGAAGTTGTCATGAAGAATAGCGCAAGTAATAATGAGCTGGCTGGTTTTTCTTCAAGGGAGAAAACTATTGTTCCATCCTCTAATTCGGCCAGTCAAAACCCAAATCTTGATGGTCTTGGGCTGGATGCTACTGTTGATGCAGGAAACAGAAAGATTGCTGGATCAGCCTATGAATTAAGGCCGCTTTTTCAGATACTTGCAGGTTCTTCTGAATTTGATTTGAGTGGTAGCATTTCCAAAATACTTGATGAGCAAAGGGAAATAAGAGAGCCCTTCAATGTTCTAGATTCTCCAACAGTTCTGATGTCAACCAGAAGGCAAGCATATAAAGATAGTTTACAACAGGGAATTTTAAATCCTGAAGGAATTGATGTTTCATTTGATAGTTTTCCATATTATCTAAG ctttcttaccagtgaaaCAACAAAGAAAGTTTTGATAGGTGCTGCATTCATTCATTTAAAGTGTGACAAAAAAGTTCCAAAGTTTTTCTGTGATCTTCCTACTGTGTCCCCACGCATATTATTATCTGGTCCTGCAG GATCAGAAATATATCAAGAGACACTAGTAAAGGCACTTGCCAAAGATGTTGGTGCTAGACTGCTGGTCATTGATTCATTTCTGTTACCTGGG GGATCAACGCTTAAAGAAGCTGACTATGTGAAAGAAAGTACAAGGCCTGAAAGAGCATCTGTTTTTGCCAAAAGAGCTGTCCAGGCTGCATTTCATCACAAGAAACCAACTTCTAGTGTTGAGGCTGATATTACTGGTGGCTCCACAATAAGCTCTCAGGGTTTGCCGAAGCCAGAACCTTCTACTGCATCATCCAAAAGCTATACTTTTAAAACAG GTGATAGAGTAAAGTTTGTGGGGTTACCTTCTCTGCAGAATCCTCCAAG GGGACCGGCGGTTGGTTTTCGAGGCAAGGTAGTCCTTGCTTTTGAAGAAAATGGATCCTCAAAGATCGGGGTTAGATTTGATAGATCTATTCCAGAAGGCaatgaccttggtggtctctgtgaAGAAGACCACGGTTTCTTTTGTGCTG CTAATTCACTTCGCTTGGATGGTCCTGGAGGTGAAGATGTTGATAGGCTTGCTGTTAATGAACTCTTTGAG GTTGCCTTAGATGAAAGTAAACGTGGTCCTTTAATATTGTTTGTGAAAGACATAGAAAAGTCTATGGTGGGGAATCAAGATGCATACACTGCTTTAAGGAGTAAGCTTGAAAATTTGCCTGAAAGAGTGATCATAATTGGTTCACATGTTCAGATGGACATTCGTAAAGAGAAG TCTCAACCTGGTGGTCTTTTATTTACAAAGTTTGGAAGCAACCACACTGCTTTACTTGATCTTGCATTCCCG GATAACTTCGGTCGACTGCATGATAGGAGCAAGGAAACTCCTAAAACTATGAAGCAACTTGGACGGCTTCTCCcgaacaaagtgacaatacaGCTACCTCAG GATGAAGCTTTACTTTCGGACTGGAAGCAGCAGTTGGAGCGTGATATTGAAACTCTGAAAGCACAGGCCAACATTTTTGGCATTCGTTCG GTTCTCAGCCGAGTTCGTCTGTGTTGCCCTGACCTTGAGACTCTGTGTATTAAAGATCAAGCCCTTGCAACTGAAA GTGTAGAGAAAATAGTTGGTTGGGCTTTAAGTCACCACTTCATGCATTGTTCTGAAGCTTCTGTCAAAGAAGGTAAACTCGTGATATCCACTGAGAG CATCAAGTATGGGTTGAGCATTCTGCAGGGTATTCAAAGTGAGAACAAGAGCTTGAAGAAATCACTGAAG GATGTAGTCACTGAGAATGAATTTGAGAAGAAACTTTTGGCAGATGTTATTCCTCCTAGCGACATTGGAGTGACCTTTGATGACATTGGAGCATTAGAAAATGTGAAGGATACCTTGAAGGAACTGGTGATGCTTCCTCTTCAGAGGCCTGAATTATTTTGCAAGGGACAGCTGACTAAG CCTTGTAAAGGAATATTACTTTTTGGGCCTCCTGGTACTGGCAAAACAATGCTTGCTAAGGCGGTTGCAACTGAGGCTGGTGCAAACTTTATAAACATTTCTATGTCAAGCATTACATCAAAG TGGTTTGGTGAAGGAGAGAAGTATGTCAAGGCAGTCTTCTCCTTGGCTAGTAAAATTGCTCCTAGTATTGTTTTTGTTGACGAG GTGGATAGCATGCTTGGTAGACGTGAAAATCCTGGAGAACACGAGGCTATGCGTAAAATGAAGAATGAGTTTATGGTGAACTGGGATGGTCTACGTACAAAGGATAAAGAACGGGTATTAGTGCTTGCTGCTACAAACAGGCCTTTTGACCTTGATGAGGCTGTTATTAGGAGGCTTCCCCGGAG ATTAATGGTCAACTTGCCAGATGCACCTAACAGAGAGAAAATTTTGAGGGTTATCCTAGCCAAAGAGGAATTGGCCCCTGATGTTGATTTGGAAGCAGTTGCAAACATGACAGATGGTTACTCTGGAAGTGATCTAAAG AATCTGTGTGTTACTGCTGCTCACTGTCCCATTCGGGAAATAttggagaaagaaaagaag GAGAGAACTTTGGCTTTGGCAGAGAACAGAACCGTATCTACAATGCATAGCAGTTCTGATATCCGTCCTCTTAAAATGGAGGATTTTAAATATGCACATGAACAG GTGTGTGCAAGTGTATCATCTGAGTCTACAAATATGAATGAGCTCCTCCAATGGAATGATCTATATGGAGAAGGTGGATCAAGAAAGAAGAAATCACTCAGCTATTTTATGTAA
- the LOC110632953 gene encoding uncharacterized protein LOC110632953 isoform X6 — MSKTVDTVLNRARKRPSKSAPTKPAKKKLSEKPAWGKLLSQCSQYPHKEMRGTLFTVGRNRSCDLVLNDPSISGILCKLKQLENGGISVALLEVTGGKGAVQVNGKLLQKPGMIVINGGDEVVFSSSGKHAYIFQQLTNDSLSSPDMPSENILEAQGAPLKGIQIEARSGDPSAFAGASILASLSDFQKDLSLLSPPAKAGEDLQQKAEISTVPSVCGAPNNCIPEVVMKNSASNNELAGFSSREKTIVPSSNSASQNPNLDGLGLDATVDAGNRKIAGSAYELRPLFQILAGSSEFDLSGSISKILDEQREIREPFNVLDSPTVLMSTRRQAYKDSLQQGILNPEGIDVSFDSFPYYLSFLTSETTKKVLIGAAFIHLKCDKKVPKFFCDLPTVSPRILLSGPAGSEIYQETLVKALAKDVGARLLVIDSFLLPGGSTLKEADYVKESTRPERASVFAKRAVQAAFHHKKPTSSVEADITGGSTISSQGLPKPEPSTASSKSYTFKTGDRVKFVGLPSLQNPPRGPAVGFRGKVVLAFEENGSSKIGVRFDRSIPEGNDLGGLCEEDHGFFCAANSLRLDGPGGEDVDRLAVNELFEVALDESKRGPLILFVKDIEKSMVGNQDAYTALRSKLENLPERVIIIGSHVQMDIRKEKSQPGGLLFTKFGSNHTALLDLAFPDNFGRLHDRSKETPKTMKQLGRLLPNKVTIQLPQDEALLSDWKQQLERDIETLKAQANIFGIRSVLSRVRLCCPDLETLCIKDQALATESVEKIVGWALSHHFMHCSEASVKEGKLVISTESIKYGLSILQGIQSENKSLKKSLKDVVTENEFEKKLLADVIPPSDIGVTFDDIGALENVKDTLKELVMLPLQRPELFCKGQLTKPCKGILLFGPPGTGKTMLAKAVATEAGANFINISMSSITSKWFGEGEKYVKAVFSLASKIAPSIVFVDEVDSMLGRRENPGEHEAMRKMKNEFMVNWDGLRTKDKERVLVLAATNRPFDLDEAVIRRLPRRLMVNLPDAPNREKILRVILAKEELAPDVDLEAVANMTDGYSGSDLKNLCVTAAHCPIREILEKEKKERTLALAENRTVSTMHSSSDIRPLKMEDFKYAHEQVCASVSSESTNMNELLQWNDLYGEGGSRKKKSLSYFM, encoded by the exons ATGTCCAAGACTGTTGACACGGTTCTGAATCGGGCGAGGAAGCGGCCATCAAAGTCCGCGCCAACAAAACCAGCAAAAAAGAAACTGTCTGAGAAGCCTGCCTGGGGCAAGCTACTTTCCCAGTGCTCCCAG TACCCTCACAAGGAAATGCGTGGCACTCTTTTCACTGTTGGTCGAAATCGTAGTTGCGATTTAGTGCTCAATGATCCATCCATCAGTGGCATTTTATGTAAGCTAAAACAGTTAGAG AATGGAGGTATATCGGTTGCCTTGTTGGAAGTCACTGGGGGTAAAGGAGCAGTTCAAGTTAATGGTAAGCTTCTACAAAAACCTGGCATGATAGTGATTAATGGAGGAGATGAAGTAGTATTCAGTTCTTCTGGCAAACATGCTTAT ATTTTTCAGCAGCTCACTAATGATAGCTTAAGTTCTCCAGACATGCCTTCAGAAAATATCTTAGAAGCCCAAGGTGCCCCCCTAAAAGGAATTCAGATTGAGGCGAGATCTGGTGATCCCTCAGCTTTTGCGGGAGCATCAATACTGGCCTCTTTATCTGATTTTCAAAAAGATTTATCTCTTCTATCGCCTCCTGCCAAAGCTGGTGAGGATTTGCAGCAAAAGGCTGAGATTTCCACTGTACCTTCTGTTTGTGGAGCACCTAACAACTGCATTCCAGAAGTTGTCATGAAGAATAGCGCAAGTAATAATGAGCTGGCTGGTTTTTCTTCAAGGGAGAAAACTATTGTTCCATCCTCTAATTCGGCCAGTCAAAACCCAAATCTTGATGGTCTTGGGCTGGATGCTACTGTTGATGCAGGAAACAGAAAGATTGCTGGATCAGCCTATGAATTAAGGCCGCTTTTTCAGATACTTGCAGGTTCTTCTGAATTTGATTTGAGTGGTAGCATTTCCAAAATACTTGATGAGCAAAGGGAAATAAGAGAGCCCTTCAATGTTCTAGATTCTCCAACAGTTCTGATGTCAACCAGAAGGCAAGCATATAAAGATAGTTTACAACAGGGAATTTTAAATCCTGAAGGAATTGATGTTTCATTTGATAGTTTTCCATATTATCTAAG ctttcttaccagtgaaaCAACAAAGAAAGTTTTGATAGGTGCTGCATTCATTCATTTAAAGTGTGACAAAAAAGTTCCAAAGTTTTTCTGTGATCTTCCTACTGTGTCCCCACGCATATTATTATCTGGTCCTGCAG GATCAGAAATATATCAAGAGACACTAGTAAAGGCACTTGCCAAAGATGTTGGTGCTAGACTGCTGGTCATTGATTCATTTCTGTTACCTGGG GGATCAACGCTTAAAGAAGCTGACTATGTGAAAGAAAGTACAAGGCCTGAAAGAGCATCTGTTTTTGCCAAAAGAGCTGTCCAGGCTGCATTTCATCACAAGAAACCAACTTCTAGTGTTGAGGCTGATATTACTGGTGGCTCCACAATAAGCTCTCAGGGTTTGCCGAAGCCAGAACCTTCTACTGCATCATCCAAAAGCTATACTTTTAAAACAG GTGATAGAGTAAAGTTTGTGGGGTTACCTTCTCTGCAGAATCCTCCAAG GGGACCGGCGGTTGGTTTTCGAGGCAAGGTAGTCCTTGCTTTTGAAGAAAATGGATCCTCAAAGATCGGGGTTAGATTTGATAGATCTATTCCAGAAGGCaatgaccttggtggtctctgtgaAGAAGACCACGGTTTCTTTTGTGCTG CTAATTCACTTCGCTTGGATGGTCCTGGAGGTGAAGATGTTGATAGGCTTGCTGTTAATGAACTCTTTGAG GTTGCCTTAGATGAAAGTAAACGTGGTCCTTTAATATTGTTTGTGAAAGACATAGAAAAGTCTATGGTGGGGAATCAAGATGCATACACTGCTTTAAGGAGTAAGCTTGAAAATTTGCCTGAAAGAGTGATCATAATTGGTTCACATGTTCAGATGGACATTCGTAAAGAGAAG TCTCAACCTGGTGGTCTTTTATTTACAAAGTTTGGAAGCAACCACACTGCTTTACTTGATCTTGCATTCCCG GATAACTTCGGTCGACTGCATGATAGGAGCAAGGAAACTCCTAAAACTATGAAGCAACTTGGACGGCTTCTCCcgaacaaagtgacaatacaGCTACCTCAG GATGAAGCTTTACTTTCGGACTGGAAGCAGCAGTTGGAGCGTGATATTGAAACTCTGAAAGCACAGGCCAACATTTTTGGCATTCGTTCG GTTCTCAGCCGAGTTCGTCTGTGTTGCCCTGACCTTGAGACTCTGTGTATTAAAGATCAAGCCCTTGCAACTGAAA GTGTAGAGAAAATAGTTGGTTGGGCTTTAAGTCACCACTTCATGCATTGTTCTGAAGCTTCTGTCAAAGAAGGTAAACTCGTGATATCCACTGAGAG CATCAAGTATGGGTTGAGCATTCTGCAGGGTATTCAAAGTGAGAACAAGAGCTTGAAGAAATCACTGAAG GATGTAGTCACTGAGAATGAATTTGAGAAGAAACTTTTGGCAGATGTTATTCCTCCTAGCGACATTGGAGTGACCTTTGATGACATTGGAGCATTAGAAAATGTGAAGGATACCTTGAAGGAACTGGTGATGCTTCCTCTTCAGAGGCCTGAATTATTTTGCAAGGGACAGCTGACTAAG CCTTGTAAAGGAATATTACTTTTTGGGCCTCCTGGTACTGGCAAAACAATGCTTGCTAAGGCGGTTGCAACTGAGGCTGGTGCAAACTTTATAAACATTTCTATGTCAAGCATTACATCAAAG TGGTTTGGTGAAGGAGAGAAGTATGTCAAGGCAGTCTTCTCCTTGGCTAGTAAAATTGCTCCTAGTATTGTTTTTGTTGACGAG GTGGATAGCATGCTTGGTAGACGTGAAAATCCTGGAGAACACGAGGCTATGCGTAAAATGAAGAATGAGTTTATGGTGAACTGGGATGGTCTACGTACAAAGGATAAAGAACGGGTATTAGTGCTTGCTGCTACAAACAGGCCTTTTGACCTTGATGAGGCTGTTATTAGGAGGCTTCCCCGGAG ATTAATGGTCAACTTGCCAGATGCACCTAACAGAGAGAAAATTTTGAGGGTTATCCTAGCCAAAGAGGAATTGGCCCCTGATGTTGATTTGGAAGCAGTTGCAAACATGACAGATGGTTACTCTGGAAGTGATCTAAAG AATCTGTGTGTTACTGCTGCTCACTGTCCCATTCGGGAAATAttggagaaagaaaagaag GAGAGAACTTTGGCTTTGGCAGAGAACAGAACCGTATCTACAATGCATAGCAGTTCTGATATCCGTCCTCTTAAAATGGAGGATTTTAAATATGCACATGAACAG GTGTGTGCAAGTGTATCATCTGAGTCTACAAATATGAATGAGCTCCTCCAATGGAATGATCTATATGGAGAAGGTGGATCAAGAAAGAAGAAATCACTCAGCTATTTTATGTAA
- the LOC110632953 gene encoding uncharacterized protein LOC110632953 isoform X4, with translation MVETRRSSSYSKRSSSYSDRTLPASSPPSSKRSKVAIAEASSLVNGETVALPVETQIPAKESVSAPRDSELQSSDPQVTVALESTPADETSPDIEGEGLISTKPLGETTLNVEMSKTVDTVLNRARKRPSKSAPTKPAKKKLSEKPAWGKLLSQCSQYPHKEMRGTLFTVGRNRSCDLVLNDPSISGILCKLKQLENGGISVALLEVTGGKGAVQVNGKLLQKPGMIVINGGDEVVFSSSGKHAYIFQQLTNDSLSSPDMPSENILEAQGAPLKGIQIEARSGDPSAFAGASILASLSDFQKDLSLLSPPAKAGEDLQQKAEISTVPSVCGAPNNCIPEVVMKNSASNNELAGFSSREKTIVPSSNSASQNPNLDGLGLDATVDAGNRKIAGSAYELRPLFQILAGSSEFDLSGSISKILDEQREIREPFNVLDSPTVLMSTRRQAYKDSLQQGILNPEGIDVSFDSFPYYLSETTKKVLIGAAFIHLKCDKKVPKFFCDLPTVSPRILLSGPAGSEIYQETLVKALAKDVGARLLVIDSFLLPGGSTLKEADYVKESTRPERASVFAKRAVQAAFHHKKPTSSVEADITGGSTISSQGLPKPEPSTASSKSYTFKTGDRVKFVGLPSLQNPPRGPAVGFRGKVVLAFEENGSSKIGVRFDRSIPEGNDLGGLCEEDHGFFCAANSLRLDGPGGEDVDRLAVNELFEVALDESKRGPLILFVKDIEKSMVGNQDAYTALRSKLENLPERVIIIGSHVQMDIRKEKSQPGGLLFTKFGSNHTALLDLAFPDNFGRLHDRSKETPKTMKQLGRLLPNKVTIQLPQDEALLSDWKQQLERDIETLKAQANIFGIRSVLSRVRLCCPDLETLCIKDQALATESVEKIVGWALSHHFMHCSEASVKEGKLVISTESIKYGLSILQGIQSENKSLKKSLKDVVTENEFEKKLLADVIPPSDIGVTFDDIGALENVKDTLKELVMLPLQRPELFCKGQLTKPCKGILLFGPPGTGKTMLAKAVATEAGANFINISMSSITSKVDSMLGRRENPGEHEAMRKMKNEFMVNWDGLRTKDKERVLVLAATNRPFDLDEAVIRRLPRRLMVNLPDAPNREKILRVILAKEELAPDVDLEAVANMTDGYSGSDLKNLCVTAAHCPIREILEKEKKERTLALAENRTVSTMHSSSDIRPLKMEDFKYAHEQVCASVSSESTNMNELLQWNDLYGEGGSRKKKSLSYFM, from the exons ATGGTTGAGACCAGGCGCAGTTCCTCTTACTCCAAGCGCAGCTCCTCTTACTCCGACCGCACCCTCCCCGCCTCTAGTCCCCCCTCCTCCAAAAGATCCAAG GTGGCTATAGCAGAGGCTTCATCCCTAGTAAATGGTGAAACGGTTGCGCTGCCGGTTGAAACCCAAATTCCGGCCAAGGAATCCGTGTCTGCACCTCGAGACAGCGAGCTGCAATCCTCTGATCCGCAGGTAACAGTCGCTTTAGAGTCCACTCCTGCTGATGAGACATCTCCTGATATCGAAGGCGAGGGCTTGATTTCGACGAAGCCTCTAG GTGAAACTACCCTGAATGTTGAGATGTCCAAGACTGTTGACACGGTTCTGAATCGGGCGAGGAAGCGGCCATCAAAGTCCGCGCCAACAAAACCAGCAAAAAAGAAACTGTCTGAGAAGCCTGCCTGGGGCAAGCTACTTTCCCAGTGCTCCCAG TACCCTCACAAGGAAATGCGTGGCACTCTTTTCACTGTTGGTCGAAATCGTAGTTGCGATTTAGTGCTCAATGATCCATCCATCAGTGGCATTTTATGTAAGCTAAAACAGTTAGAG AATGGAGGTATATCGGTTGCCTTGTTGGAAGTCACTGGGGGTAAAGGAGCAGTTCAAGTTAATGGTAAGCTTCTACAAAAACCTGGCATGATAGTGATTAATGGAGGAGATGAAGTAGTATTCAGTTCTTCTGGCAAACATGCTTAT ATTTTTCAGCAGCTCACTAATGATAGCTTAAGTTCTCCAGACATGCCTTCAGAAAATATCTTAGAAGCCCAAGGTGCCCCCCTAAAAGGAATTCAGATTGAGGCGAGATCTGGTGATCCCTCAGCTTTTGCGGGAGCATCAATACTGGCCTCTTTATCTGATTTTCAAAAAGATTTATCTCTTCTATCGCCTCCTGCCAAAGCTGGTGAGGATTTGCAGCAAAAGGCTGAGATTTCCACTGTACCTTCTGTTTGTGGAGCACCTAACAACTGCATTCCAGAAGTTGTCATGAAGAATAGCGCAAGTAATAATGAGCTGGCTGGTTTTTCTTCAAGGGAGAAAACTATTGTTCCATCCTCTAATTCGGCCAGTCAAAACCCAAATCTTGATGGTCTTGGGCTGGATGCTACTGTTGATGCAGGAAACAGAAAGATTGCTGGATCAGCCTATGAATTAAGGCCGCTTTTTCAGATACTTGCAGGTTCTTCTGAATTTGATTTGAGTGGTAGCATTTCCAAAATACTTGATGAGCAAAGGGAAATAAGAGAGCCCTTCAATGTTCTAGATTCTCCAACAGTTCTGATGTCAACCAGAAGGCAAGCATATAAAGATAGTTTACAACAGGGAATTTTAAATCCTGAAGGAATTGATGTTTCATTTGATAGTTTTCCATATTATCTAAG tgaaaCAACAAAGAAAGTTTTGATAGGTGCTGCATTCATTCATTTAAAGTGTGACAAAAAAGTTCCAAAGTTTTTCTGTGATCTTCCTACTGTGTCCCCACGCATATTATTATCTGGTCCTGCAG GATCAGAAATATATCAAGAGACACTAGTAAAGGCACTTGCCAAAGATGTTGGTGCTAGACTGCTGGTCATTGATTCATTTCTGTTACCTGGG GGATCAACGCTTAAAGAAGCTGACTATGTGAAAGAAAGTACAAGGCCTGAAAGAGCATCTGTTTTTGCCAAAAGAGCTGTCCAGGCTGCATTTCATCACAAGAAACCAACTTCTAGTGTTGAGGCTGATATTACTGGTGGCTCCACAATAAGCTCTCAGGGTTTGCCGAAGCCAGAACCTTCTACTGCATCATCCAAAAGCTATACTTTTAAAACAG GTGATAGAGTAAAGTTTGTGGGGTTACCTTCTCTGCAGAATCCTCCAAG GGGACCGGCGGTTGGTTTTCGAGGCAAGGTAGTCCTTGCTTTTGAAGAAAATGGATCCTCAAAGATCGGGGTTAGATTTGATAGATCTATTCCAGAAGGCaatgaccttggtggtctctgtgaAGAAGACCACGGTTTCTTTTGTGCTG CTAATTCACTTCGCTTGGATGGTCCTGGAGGTGAAGATGTTGATAGGCTTGCTGTTAATGAACTCTTTGAG GTTGCCTTAGATGAAAGTAAACGTGGTCCTTTAATATTGTTTGTGAAAGACATAGAAAAGTCTATGGTGGGGAATCAAGATGCATACACTGCTTTAAGGAGTAAGCTTGAAAATTTGCCTGAAAGAGTGATCATAATTGGTTCACATGTTCAGATGGACATTCGTAAAGAGAAG TCTCAACCTGGTGGTCTTTTATTTACAAAGTTTGGAAGCAACCACACTGCTTTACTTGATCTTGCATTCCCG GATAACTTCGGTCGACTGCATGATAGGAGCAAGGAAACTCCTAAAACTATGAAGCAACTTGGACGGCTTCTCCcgaacaaagtgacaatacaGCTACCTCAG GATGAAGCTTTACTTTCGGACTGGAAGCAGCAGTTGGAGCGTGATATTGAAACTCTGAAAGCACAGGCCAACATTTTTGGCATTCGTTCG GTTCTCAGCCGAGTTCGTCTGTGTTGCCCTGACCTTGAGACTCTGTGTATTAAAGATCAAGCCCTTGCAACTGAAA GTGTAGAGAAAATAGTTGGTTGGGCTTTAAGTCACCACTTCATGCATTGTTCTGAAGCTTCTGTCAAAGAAGGTAAACTCGTGATATCCACTGAGAG CATCAAGTATGGGTTGAGCATTCTGCAGGGTATTCAAAGTGAGAACAAGAGCTTGAAGAAATCACTGAAG GATGTAGTCACTGAGAATGAATTTGAGAAGAAACTTTTGGCAGATGTTATTCCTCCTAGCGACATTGGAGTGACCTTTGATGACATTGGAGCATTAGAAAATGTGAAGGATACCTTGAAGGAACTGGTGATGCTTCCTCTTCAGAGGCCTGAATTATTTTGCAAGGGACAGCTGACTAAG CCTTGTAAAGGAATATTACTTTTTGGGCCTCCTGGTACTGGCAAAACAATGCTTGCTAAGGCGGTTGCAACTGAGGCTGGTGCAAACTTTATAAACATTTCTATGTCAAGCATTACATCAAAG GTGGATAGCATGCTTGGTAGACGTGAAAATCCTGGAGAACACGAGGCTATGCGTAAAATGAAGAATGAGTTTATGGTGAACTGGGATGGTCTACGTACAAAGGATAAAGAACGGGTATTAGTGCTTGCTGCTACAAACAGGCCTTTTGACCTTGATGAGGCTGTTATTAGGAGGCTTCCCCGGAG ATTAATGGTCAACTTGCCAGATGCACCTAACAGAGAGAAAATTTTGAGGGTTATCCTAGCCAAAGAGGAATTGGCCCCTGATGTTGATTTGGAAGCAGTTGCAAACATGACAGATGGTTACTCTGGAAGTGATCTAAAG AATCTGTGTGTTACTGCTGCTCACTGTCCCATTCGGGAAATAttggagaaagaaaagaag GAGAGAACTTTGGCTTTGGCAGAGAACAGAACCGTATCTACAATGCATAGCAGTTCTGATATCCGTCCTCTTAAAATGGAGGATTTTAAATATGCACATGAACAG GTGTGTGCAAGTGTATCATCTGAGTCTACAAATATGAATGAGCTCCTCCAATGGAATGATCTATATGGAGAAGGTGGATCAAGAAAGAAGAAATCACTCAGCTATTTTATGTAA